The following are from one region of the Lynx canadensis isolate LIC74 chromosome D4, mLynCan4.pri.v2, whole genome shotgun sequence genome:
- the SOHLH1 gene encoding spermatogenesis- and oogenesis-specific basic helix-loop-helix-containing protein 1, which translates to MGGRRGSRRTSTTAFWGSRSSAPRRLPGSGSSPSSAQGCREDKAPERAGSGLPRNVLSERERRKRISVSCERLRALLPRFDGRREDMASVLEMSVQFLRLAGGLVPSQEPPTAALAPSKETWHKWQRDVLQLALSSPTSAGAPDSGMAAPGVTVPQAATAGVAEGEAPLGAAEVLDRPPALPEPCSLVTRPPDPSPSKALRSPPPWPPRSWQPPSPLVSKEAQSCRGQAGPLMEGADSSMTLDTRSASGCDVEDGASFLLSASPDWWLGSLEGRGASVPSRSMARSSLLDRAEPSFLTDIGPGSQELPDGPLDPWGSDAGCPSLALRDEVDSIFPDFFPC; encoded by the exons ATGGGGGGAAGGCGGGGCTCCCGGAGGACGTCCACTACGGCGTTCTGGGGTTCACGGAGCTCGGCGCCCCGGCGTCTCCCGGGCAGCGGCTCTTCCCCATCCAGTGCCCAGGGCTGCCGCGAAGACAAGGCGCCCGAGCGTGCGGGCTCCGGCCTCCCGCGGAACGTGCTCAGCGAGCGGGAGCGCAG GAAGCGGATCTCTGTGAGCTGCGAGCGCCTGCGGGCCCTGCTGCCCCGCTTTGATGGCCGGCGGGAGGACATGGCCTCGGTCCTGGAGATGTCCGTGCAGTTCCTGCGGCTGGCCGGCGGCCTGGTGCCCAGCCAGGAGCCGCCCACCGCC GCTCTCGCTCCGTCCAAGGAGACGTGGCACAAGTGGCAGAGGGACGTGTTGCAGCTGGCCCTGTCAAGTCCGACCTCAGCAGGGGCGCCAGACTCCGGGATGGCGGCACCCGGCGTGACCGT GCCCCAGGCTGCGACCGCAGGTGTGGCCGAGGGCGAGGCCCCGCTGGGGGCGGCCGAGGTGCTGGACAGGCCGCCAGCCCTCCCCG AGCCCTGCAGCCTGGTGACCCGGCCCCCAGACCCGAGTCCCTCCAAGGCCCTGAGGTCGCCTCCACCCTGGCCTCCCCGCTCCTGGcagccaccctcccctctggtgagCAAAGAGGCTCAGAGCTGCcggggccaggctgggcccctGATGGAGGGGGCCGACTCTTCCATGACACTGGACACCAG GTCTGCGTCCGGATGTGATGTGGAAGATGGGGCGTCCTTCCTGCTGAGCGCCAGTCCCGACTGGTGGCTGG GGTCTCTGGAGGGCAGAGGCGCCAGCGTCCCTTCTCGGAGCATGGCCAGGAGCAGCCTGCTggacagggcagagcccagctTCCTGACAGACATCGGGCCCGGCTCCCAGGAGCTCCCAGACGGCCCCCTGGACCCCTGGGGCTCGGACGCCGGctgccccagcctggccctgcGGGATGAGGTGGACAGCATCTTCCCCGACTTCTTTCCCTGCTag